In Labrus mixtus chromosome 11, fLabMix1.1, whole genome shotgun sequence, a single window of DNA contains:
- the tpbgb gene encoding trophoblast glycoprotein b codes for MRLLSTSCGCNREDNRGRKLNSGMIYLLLLLCVILTCHGCPDKCLCVSQTVKCQNQDLNAIPHSLPNNTKVLFVTGNDISGISVDSFPTRLELLTDLYLSGNEIEFVDVQAFENLPNLVRLDLSNNNILNFSEGAFPSENKVQVLNLSSTFHNHTFMDEFLGFLQSGNLHQLTVLDLSNNDLVILPDDIFSSLSHLVNLSLQNSSIISIPNGTLKVPLRDLDLRDNSLRDLPTATLVQFDRKPGLRIQLAGNPWRCDCFIEDMLLWLKNTTQIVDRQYLTCAEPEALRRRHLLHLELSQLKCLGDMEGVLETSYVFLGLVLALIGVIFLLVLYLNRKGIKRWMYNIRDACRDHMEGYHYRYEINSDPRLANLSINSDV; via the coding sequence ATGCGCCTGTTGAGCACGTCATGCGGATGTAACCGCGAAGACAACAGAGGGAGAAAACTGAATTCTGGGATGATTTATTTGCTGTTGCTCCTCTGTGTCATATTGACCTGTCACGGTTGTCCAGACAAGTGTTTGTGCGTTTCACAAACTGTGAAATGCCAAAACCAGGATTTGAATGCCATTCCGCATTCTTTACCAAACAACACCAAAGTTCTGTTCGTCACAGGAAACGACATTTCCGGTATTAGTGTGGACTCTTTCCCAACCCGCCTGGAACTGTTAACAGATCTCTATCTTAGTGGGAATGAGATTGAGTTTGTGGATGTACAGGCATTTGAAAACTTGCCAAACCTTGTGCGACTGGACCTTAGCAATAACAACATTCTGAACTTCAGTGAAGGAGCTTTTCCCAGTGAGAACAAAGTGCAAGTCTTGAACCTCAGTAGTACTTTTCACAATCATACCTTCATGGATGAGTTTCTGGGCTTCCTGCAGAGTGGAAACCTCCATCAGCTGACAGTCCTGGACCTGTCCAACAATGACCTTGTGATTCTTCCAGATGACATATTCTCCAGCCTCTCCCACCTGGTCAACCTCAGCCTGCAGAACAGCTCCATCATCTCCATTCCGAATGGTACGCTGAAGGTGCCGCTGCGTGACCTTGACCTGAGGGACAACAGCCTGAGGGACCTTCCCACCGCCACCCTGGTGCAGTTCGACCGCAAGCCTGGACTCCGAATCCAGCTGGCAGGGAACCCCTGGCGATGCGACTGCTTCATCGAAGACATGCTGCTCTGGCTGAAAAACACTACTCAGATCGTGGACAGGCAGTACCTGACCTGTGCAGAGCCCGAGGCCCTCAGGCGCCGACACCTCCTGCATCTAGAGCTGTCACAGCTGAAGTGTTTGGGTGACATGGAGGGCGTCCTGGAGACCTCTTATGTTTTTCTGGGGCTGGTTCTGGCTCTTATTGGCGTCATATTTCTGCTGGTTCTCTACCTAAACAGAAAAGGTATCAAGCGTTGGATGTACAACATTCGGGATGCTTGTAGGGACCATATGGAGGGGTACCATTACAGGTACGAGATAAACTCTGATCCCCGTTTGGCCAACCTGAGCATCAACTCAGATGTGTGA